In Malaclemys terrapin pileata isolate rMalTer1 chromosome 11, rMalTer1.hap1, whole genome shotgun sequence, a single genomic region encodes these proteins:
- the LYPD1 gene encoding ly6/PLAUR domain-containing protein 1 isoform X1, with protein sequence MRRGGGRAARGPGSTRMWLLFGAATFWGLVLAPGFGLQIQCYQCEEFQLNNDCSAPEFIVNCTVNVQDMCQKEVMEKSSGILYRKSCASSAACLIASAGYQSFCSPGKMNSVCISCCNTPLCNGPRPKKRGNSGTVPKAGILTTILLLKLALLSSVHC encoded by the exons ATGCGCCGCGGCGGGGGCCGCGCAGCCCGGGGTCCCGGCTCCACGAGGATGTGGCTCCTCTTCGGCGCGGCAactttctggggattggtcctggctCCAG GATTTGGTCTGCAAATACAGTGTTACCAGTGTGAAGAATTCCAGCTAAATAATGACTGCTCTGCTCCAGAGTTCATTGTGAACTGCACAGTGAACGTTCAAGACATGTGCCAGAAAGAAGTAATGGAAAAAAGTTCTG GAATCCTCTATCGCAAGTCCTGCGCATCTTCTGCAGCCTGTCTAATAGCCTCTGCCGGATACCAGTCTTTCTGTTCCCCAGGAAAAATGAACTCTGTTTGTATCAGCTGCTGTAATACTCCACTCTGCAATGGACCCCGGCCCAAGAAGAGGGGGAATTCTGGCACAGTGCCCAAGGCAGGCATATTAACTACTATTTTGCTCTTAAAATTGGCTCTTTTATCATCAGTGCATTGCTAa
- the LYPD1 gene encoding ly6/PLAUR domain-containing protein 1 isoform X2, with the protein MHEGPALPGVPSEMQREQRGSLRAAPISLTCPGTAPLGFGLQIQCYQCEEFQLNNDCSAPEFIVNCTVNVQDMCQKEVMEKSSGILYRKSCASSAACLIASAGYQSFCSPGKMNSVCISCCNTPLCNGPRPKKRGNSGTVPKAGILTTILLLKLALLSSVHC; encoded by the exons ATGCACGAGGGACCAGCTCTGCCAGGGGTCCCCAGCGAGATGCAGAGGGAACAGCGGGGCTCTCTTCGTGCAGCGCCCATTTCCCTGACATGCCCGGGGACAGCTCCTCTGG GATTTGGTCTGCAAATACAGTGTTACCAGTGTGAAGAATTCCAGCTAAATAATGACTGCTCTGCTCCAGAGTTCATTGTGAACTGCACAGTGAACGTTCAAGACATGTGCCAGAAAGAAGTAATGGAAAAAAGTTCTG GAATCCTCTATCGCAAGTCCTGCGCATCTTCTGCAGCCTGTCTAATAGCCTCTGCCGGATACCAGTCTTTCTGTTCCCCAGGAAAAATGAACTCTGTTTGTATCAGCTGCTGTAATACTCCACTCTGCAATGGACCCCGGCCCAAGAAGAGGGGGAATTCTGGCACAGTGCCCAAGGCAGGCATATTAACTACTATTTTGCTCTTAAAATTGGCTCTTTTATCATCAGTGCATTGCTAa